A window from Leptothermofonsia sichuanensis E412 encodes these proteins:
- a CDS encoding serine hydrolase, with amino-acid sequence MLESGDQSHKSRNNRLFEPDRVSKSEGLPRRSPQQQGRADSQRNGGSRMGSSGSRDNAASQNDSIPLWQRWFGKGFHRSHKAAPRQASASATGSGPRVLSNSVREELELSRDRFRSLRIDRNRDGDLTGRRMGFPSQENGRQVSTWRGRPESPISRQNGITQFPVRNRQGTDPAYTSGTWNGNGQRDRGFRFPSQESNTRLNVTHPATVDHQDASRLANLRGQRQSGTRMPVEHSGTATPTLSAGDSTRNRRTGRSRQRTGASTAPKRRPRAFAAMLYATRLLILSVGVGVLAGTILSVWDPASRSLTSQQPVKQAGVGSTTSQEQPSGTSSLARMTQSGQEMPALKTAMQALIMKNTQMTPGVFVLDLDTNGYVDLNGGAVFASASTIKVPILVAFFQDVDAGKIRLDEQLVLQKELIGGGSGDMQYATPGTKYSALDVATKMITISDNTATNLIIARLGGLRALNQRFKTWGLNATTVNNLLPDLEGTNTTTPRELSFLMNRISQGELVSMRSRDRILDIMRRTENNSQLASGLGAGATIAHKTGDIGSLIGDTGLIDLPNGKRYLMTVLVKRSHNDDRAYDFVSQFSRLAYLYFTRPPAPAKNPAAASPASPDVQ; translated from the coding sequence ATGTTGGAGTCGGGCGACCAGTCGCACAAATCACGCAATAACCGTTTGTTTGAACCAGATCGAGTCTCAAAGTCAGAAGGATTGCCTCGTCGATCACCCCAGCAACAAGGGCGCGCCGATTCACAGCGGAACGGAGGGAGCCGCATGGGCAGCTCTGGCTCCAGAGATAATGCAGCCAGCCAGAATGATTCTATTCCCCTCTGGCAGCGCTGGTTTGGCAAGGGGTTCCATCGTTCCCATAAAGCCGCACCCCGGCAGGCGTCGGCAAGTGCAACCGGGTCAGGTCCGCGAGTGCTGTCAAATAGTGTCAGGGAAGAACTGGAACTATCCCGCGATCGCTTTCGGTCCCTGCGAATTGACCGGAATCGGGATGGTGATCTGACTGGCAGGCGAATGGGTTTTCCCTCCCAGGAGAATGGGCGGCAGGTTTCTACCTGGCGGGGGCGTCCAGAGTCCCCCATCTCTCGTCAAAATGGGATCACCCAGTTTCCAGTTCGCAATCGCCAGGGTACTGACCCGGCTTATACTTCGGGAACCTGGAATGGCAATGGACAGCGCGATCGCGGCTTCCGGTTTCCATCCCAGGAATCCAATACTCGTCTTAATGTGACTCACCCCGCCACGGTTGACCATCAGGATGCATCCAGGTTGGCGAATTTGCGAGGGCAACGGCAATCAGGAACCAGGATGCCGGTTGAGCATTCAGGCACGGCAACTCCTACACTGTCGGCAGGAGACTCTACACGAAACCGCAGAACCGGGCGATCGCGCCAGCGAACGGGTGCTTCCACGGCTCCCAAACGCCGCCCACGGGCATTTGCAGCCATGCTATACGCCACTCGCTTACTGATCTTAAGTGTGGGTGTGGGGGTGCTGGCAGGAACCATCCTGTCTGTGTGGGATCCGGCAAGCCGGTCATTGACTTCCCAGCAACCCGTTAAGCAGGCAGGCGTAGGCTCAACCACCAGCCAGGAGCAACCCTCTGGCACCTCATCCCTGGCTCGCATGACGCAGTCCGGGCAGGAAATGCCAGCCCTGAAGACTGCCATGCAGGCATTGATTATGAAAAATACCCAGATGACCCCAGGTGTGTTTGTCCTGGATCTGGATACCAATGGCTACGTAGATTTAAATGGGGGAGCGGTTTTTGCCTCTGCCAGTACAATCAAGGTGCCCATTCTGGTCGCCTTCTTTCAGGATGTGGATGCTGGCAAGATCCGTCTGGATGAGCAACTGGTGTTGCAGAAAGAACTGATTGGGGGCGGCTCCGGAGATATGCAGTATGCTACCCCAGGAACCAAATATTCTGCCCTGGATGTGGCAACCAAGATGATCACTATCAGTGATAATACAGCAACCAACCTGATTATCGCCCGGTTAGGGGGGTTGCGTGCGTTGAACCAGCGGTTCAAAACCTGGGGGTTGAACGCAACTACAGTCAACAATCTGTTGCCCGATCTGGAAGGAACGAATACCACCACCCCCAGGGAGCTTTCTTTCCTGATGAACCGAATCAGCCAGGGAGAACTGGTATCGATGCGATCGCGCGATCGCATTCTTGACATTATGCGGCGTACAGAAAACAATAGCCAACTGGCATCTGGTCTGGGAGCGGGTGCAACTATCGCCCATAAAACGGGGGACATTGGTAGTTTAATTGGGGACACTGGTTTGATCGATCTGCCAAATGGTAAGCGTTACCTGATGACGGTTCTGGTCAAGCGTTCCCACAATGATGACCGGGCATACGACTTTGTCAGCCAGTTTTCCCGGCTTGCCTACCTCTACTTCACCCGTCCTCCCGCCCCTGCCAAAAATCCCGCCGCCGCGTCCCCCGCGTCCCCAGATGTACAGTAA
- a CDS encoding DUF4058 family protein: MPSPFPGMNPYLESFSIWREVHNRLVVALANDLGARLRPKYYVAIETRTYLEDESDGVLVGIPDAIVFTSTLQRPAATATVSSIEVPQPQRVHLVEAIEVKQRFLEVRLVKTHEVIVAIEILSPKNKRGDGRISYLKKRQALFESQTHLAEIDLLRAYSPMPLVGVQGVWDYRILVSDAAQRPQAVLYGFNLRDPIPSFWLPLQSEDSPILVDLQPLLHTVYDQGNFDLRIDYQQPPPEPPLSDSDRLWVQECIISNTKG, translated from the coding sequence ATGCCTTCGCCGTTTCCGGGCATGAACCCATATTTGGAATCTTTTTCTATTTGGAGAGAAGTTCACAACCGCCTGGTTGTTGCTCTTGCCAACGATCTCGGTGCACGGTTGCGTCCAAAGTACTATGTGGCAATTGAAACCAGAACTTATCTGGAAGATGAATCAGATGGGGTTCTGGTAGGCATCCCGGATGCCATTGTATTCACATCCACTTTGCAGCGTCCCGCTGCAACAGCCACGGTTTCTTCCATTGAAGTTCCTCAGCCCCAACGGGTGCATCTGGTGGAAGCGATTGAAGTGAAGCAACGCTTTCTGGAAGTGAGGCTGGTAAAAACCCATGAGGTCATTGTCGCGATTGAGATACTATCTCCCAAAAATAAGCGCGGGGATGGACGGATCAGTTACTTGAAAAAACGGCAGGCTCTGTTTGAGAGTCAAACTCATCTGGCGGAAATTGATTTGCTCCGGGCGTACTCCCCAATGCCTTTAGTAGGTGTGCAGGGGGTATGGGATTATCGGATTTTGGTGAGTGATGCAGCTCAGCGCCCACAGGCAGTTTTGTATGGATTTAATTTACGCGATCCTATTCCCAGTTTTTGGCTCCCCTTGCAATCGGAAGATAGCCCAATCCTGGTAGATTTACAGCCCCTTTTACATACCGTCTATGATCAGGGCAATTTTGACCTGCGGATTGACTATCAACAACCTCCACCAGAACCGCCCCTGTCAGACAGCGATCGCCTCTGGGTACAAGAATGCATAATTTCCAATACCAAAGGATAG
- a CDS encoding nucleoside deaminase, which yields MTDSILPGSSRTDANAHFMREAIALSLHSVRSGQGGPFGAVIVKDGKIIATGNNQVILTNDPTAHAEVVAIRNACRSLNTFQLTGCEIFTSCEPCPMCLGAIYWARPERIYYGNTKADAAAIGFDDQFIYDELEVPIKDRKLPMIQLLPEEAIVGFQEWAAKPDKVEY from the coding sequence ATGACTGATTCAATCCTGCCAGGCTCTTCCAGAACAGATGCCAATGCCCATTTTATGCGTGAGGCGATCGCGCTTTCCCTGCACAGTGTTCGTTCTGGGCAGGGTGGGCCGTTTGGTGCTGTTATTGTCAAAGATGGGAAAATTATTGCCACCGGAAACAACCAGGTCATCTTGACTAATGATCCCACAGCCCATGCTGAGGTTGTTGCCATCCGAAATGCCTGTCGTTCTCTGAACACATTCCAGTTGACTGGTTGTGAAATCTTCACCAGTTGTGAACCCTGTCCCATGTGCCTGGGAGCCATTTACTGGGCAAGACCGGAGCGGATTTACTATGGGAACACAAAAGCAGATGCGGCGGCCATCGGTTTTGATGATCAGTTTATTTATGACGAATTGGAAGTTCCCATCAAAGACCGTAAGTTGCCAATGATCCAACTCCTGCCAGAAGAGGCGATCGTTGGTTTCCAGGAATGGGCTGCCAAACCGGATAAAGTTGAATATTAA
- a CDS encoding peptidoglycan-binding domain-containing protein, with product MAYSLSQFKEVLDGLGFHLGPDGLNGNNGNILDVYTQSAIREFQYQHRLPITGRLDSATDDKAQKVMRHLQYSLNLTIDARLPVDEFYGPLTLQAVKAFQKAYGLPPTGIAALMVRQKIDQEMRKRVAASA from the coding sequence ATGGCATATTCACTCAGCCAGTTTAAAGAAGTGTTGGATGGTTTAGGTTTTCACCTGGGACCAGATGGACTGAATGGGAATAATGGCAACATTTTAGATGTCTACACTCAGTCTGCAATTCGAGAATTTCAGTATCAGCACAGACTGCCAATCACCGGCAGATTGGATTCTGCTACTGATGATAAAGCCCAAAAGGTTATGCGGCATTTGCAATACAGTCTCAACCTGACAATAGATGCCCGGCTTCCTGTGGATGAATTTTATGGTCCACTGACGCTTCAGGCGGTCAAAGCTTTTCAAAAAGCCTATGGATTACCCCCCACGGGCATCGCAGCACTGATGGTTCGCCAAAAAATTGACCAGGAAATGAGGAAAAGAGTCGCTGCCAGTGCCTAA
- a CDS encoding gamma-glutamyltransferase family protein: protein MMFSSLTNYPYASGRRVVLGSRGAVATSQPLASLAGMEMLWRGGNAIDAALAMAIALTVVEPCSNGIGGDAFALVWDGQLHGLNASGKSPQAFTREQFNGMEKIPPRGWLSVTVPGAVSAWQALWQRWGKLPFEQLFEPAIRYAEQGYPVSPETALAWKQAESQFLSLTRPEFQAFRATFFPHDRAPVAGEVWRSAAHAETLRAIARSQGESFYRGQLAEQITAFAADTGGLLTLTDLATHQPDWVEPISTDYRGVTVWEMPPNTQGIAALIALNILAELDLGRHPRESVESYHWQIEAMKLAVADVHHYIGDPGWMEVATHHLLSQEYARDRRRLIRKTAIPTAKPGLPRGGTVYLAAADPELMVSFIQSNYLGFGSGIVIPGTGIALHNRAIGFSLTAGHPNEVAPAKRPFHTIIPGFFSQQGQPLGPFGVMGGAMQPQGHLQVIVNLVDYGMNPQSALDAPRWQFVRNHLVLLEPTVDPAIATALAQRGHKIQPGKFFGRGQMILRQNGVLVAASEPRADGVALAW, encoded by the coding sequence ATGATGTTCTCTTCTCTGACAAATTATCCCTATGCTTCAGGCCGCCGGGTGGTACTGGGTAGTCGAGGCGCTGTCGCAACCAGCCAACCCCTGGCATCCCTGGCAGGCATGGAAATGCTGTGGAGGGGGGGGAATGCGATTGATGCTGCCCTGGCGATGGCGATCGCCCTCACGGTTGTAGAACCCTGTTCTAACGGCATTGGGGGAGATGCCTTTGCCCTGGTCTGGGATGGCCAGTTACACGGTCTTAACGCTTCTGGCAAAAGCCCACAGGCGTTTACACGAGAGCAGTTCAACGGCATGGAAAAGATTCCTCCCCGTGGCTGGCTGAGTGTCACAGTACCGGGAGCCGTCTCAGCATGGCAGGCGCTGTGGCAACGATGGGGCAAGCTACCGTTTGAGCAGTTGTTTGAACCGGCAATTCGCTATGCCGAACAGGGGTATCCGGTATCTCCAGAAACTGCTCTGGCATGGAAGCAGGCAGAATCCCAGTTTCTTTCCCTGACCCGGCCCGAATTTCAGGCATTCAGGGCAACCTTCTTTCCCCACGATCGCGCCCCTGTGGCGGGGGAAGTATGGCGCAGTGCGGCTCATGCCGAAACCCTGCGGGCGATCGCCCGGAGTCAGGGCGAGAGTTTCTACCGGGGTCAGTTAGCAGAGCAAATCACTGCCTTTGCCGCGGATACGGGGGGATTGCTCACGCTGACCGATCTGGCAACCCATCAGCCCGATTGGGTTGAACCCATCTCTACCGATTATCGGGGTGTGACTGTGTGGGAAATGCCCCCCAATACTCAGGGCATTGCTGCTTTAATAGCCCTGAATATTCTGGCAGAACTGGATCTGGGTCGCCATCCCCGTGAATCCGTGGAAAGCTATCACTGGCAAATTGAAGCCATGAAACTGGCGGTTGCCGATGTCCATCATTACATTGGCGATCCTGGCTGGATGGAAGTTGCCACCCACCACCTTTTGAGTCAGGAGTATGCCCGCGATCGCCGCCGCCTGATCCGCAAAACGGCTATTCCCACCGCCAAACCAGGACTTCCCAGAGGCGGTACTGTATATCTTGCGGCGGCAGATCCAGAGCTGATGGTATCTTTCATTCAGTCCAACTATCTGGGCTTTGGCAGCGGAATTGTGATCCCGGGAACGGGTATTGCCCTGCACAATCGGGCGATCGGGTTCTCCTTAACGGCTGGACATCCAAACGAGGTTGCCCCGGCTAAACGTCCCTTTCATACGATTATCCCTGGGTTTTTCAGTCAACAGGGGCAACCCTTAGGCCCCTTTGGCGTCATGGGCGGAGCCATGCAACCCCAGGGACACCTTCAGGTCATTGTTAATCTGGTTGACTATGGCATGAACCCCCAGTCTGCCCTGGATGCCCCCCGCTGGCAGTTTGTCCGTAACCATCTGGTGTTGCTGGAACCCACCGTAGACCCTGCCATTGCCACGGCGCTGGCACAGCGGGGGCATAAAATTCAACCGGGTAAGTTTTTTGGTAGAGGTCAAATGATTTTGCGCCAGAATGGTGTTCTGGTTGCGGCTTCAGAACCCCGTGCAGATGGAGTGGCTCTGGCGTGGTGA
- a CDS encoding DUF952 domain-containing protein, with amino-acid sequence MYLPGVNSGKAMNWIFHITPRSHWEQAQQAGSYRADSLDTEGFIHCSTPAQVVRVADLFYRGQSGLVLLCIDPERLNAELIYEEVEEKQRFPHLYGALNLDAVVQVVDFQPNSEGRFELPAAIG; translated from the coding sequence ATGTATTTACCTGGAGTCAACAGCGGTAAGGCAATGAACTGGATTTTTCATATTACACCGCGATCGCACTGGGAGCAGGCACAGCAAGCGGGTTCTTACCGGGCAGATAGTCTGGATACGGAAGGCTTTATCCATTGTTCAACTCCGGCTCAGGTGGTCCGGGTAGCTGACTTATTTTACCGGGGGCAGTCAGGCTTGGTATTGCTGTGTATTGATCCTGAAAGACTGAATGCAGAATTAATCTACGAAGAAGTCGAAGAAAAGCAACGGTTTCCCCATCTTTATGGCGCTTTAAATCTGGATGCAGTGGTGCAGGTGGTCGATTTTCAACCCAATTCTGAAGGCAGGTTTGAATTGCCCGCGGCGATCGGGTGA
- a CDS encoding DUF29 domain-containing protein, translating into MKWDYQPEKRSKSWRVTIQIQRRELNDLLEENLSLKPYVLEAIAKGYQAGLDLVRLETSLDYKDLPQTCPYTLEQLFDLDFPTNLNPVD; encoded by the coding sequence TTGAAATGGGACTACCAACCCGAGAAACGCAGTAAAAGCTGGCGAGTAACGATTCAAATTCAGAGACGAGAACTTAATGATTTATTGGAGGAAAACCTTAGTCTAAAGCCATACGTTTTAGAGGCGATCGCTAAGGGATATCAAGCAGGTCTGGACCTGGTACGGCTAGAGACTTCCCTGGACTATAAGGATTTACCGCAAACCTGTCCCTACACGTTAGAGCAATTGTTTGATCTAGACTTTCCCACTAACTTGAATCCAGTTGATTGA
- a CDS encoding iron uptake porin → MNRLLLHSVLLGTPIALGLTISAQTSSAQTRAEQALSPQAGQAEIVSSVSDRPLNQAGSRGAIGQSKVALLPGDEPSPYLGESALSQVTSVSQLSDVRPTDWAFQALQSLVERYGCIVGYPDRTYRGNRALSRYEFAAGLNACMDRISELIAAGTADLVRKEDLLAVQRMQEEFAAELATLRGRVDALEVRTATLEKQQFSTTTKLRGEVIFALAGVFGDEAAGGGDLQGNPILANRARLNFDTSFTGKDQLRVRIQGRNVTPFSGNVTGTNMTRLSFDGNEGNQVNVDDLFYRFPLGDKTRVWLIANAYGSENIANPLNPYLQSDGSGSISRFGRFSPLYRIAEGPGIALEHKFGDFLTLALAYRAKNASNPAEKRGLFDGNHSALAQLVFSPSKTFSVGATYVRNYFAGFDVNATSSTGSAFAQRPFNQVATSTNSYGLTASWLISPQFNLGGWAGLTQATAESGVNRGAEATIWNWSVNLAFPDLGKKGNLGGIIVGMPPKVTDNNIRTRRNTDTSIHVEALYRYQVSPNISITPGVIVIFNPEHNRNNDTIYVGLIRTTFSF, encoded by the coding sequence ATGAACCGATTATTGCTGCATAGTGTGCTTCTAGGGACTCCGATCGCCCTGGGATTAACCATTTCAGCTCAAACAAGTTCGGCTCAAACAAGGGCGGAGCAAGCTTTGTCTCCTCAGGCAGGTCAGGCAGAAATTGTATCGTCAGTCAGCGATCGCCCCTTAAATCAGGCGGGCAGTAGGGGGGCGATCGGGCAGAGCAAGGTCGCCCTCCTGCCTGGGGATGAGCCTTCTCCCTACCTGGGAGAGTCAGCTTTATCTCAAGTCACGTCTGTTTCCCAGCTATCAGATGTTCGTCCGACAGACTGGGCATTTCAGGCATTGCAATCTCTGGTAGAGCGCTATGGCTGTATTGTGGGCTATCCCGACCGCACCTACCGGGGCAATCGGGCACTGTCCCGGTATGAGTTTGCTGCCGGACTCAACGCCTGCATGGATCGAATCAGCGAACTGATTGCCGCTGGCACAGCCGATCTGGTACGGAAAGAAGATCTGCTGGCAGTCCAGCGGATGCAGGAAGAGTTTGCCGCCGAACTGGCAACCCTACGCGGGCGTGTCGATGCGCTGGAAGTCCGCACCGCTACGCTGGAAAAGCAGCAATTTTCCACCACCACCAAGCTGCGAGGAGAAGTCATTTTTGCGCTGGCGGGCGTCTTTGGGGATGAAGCGGCAGGTGGAGGAGATTTGCAGGGCAATCCCATCCTGGCAAACCGGGCACGGCTAAACTTTGATACGAGCTTTACGGGCAAAGACCAACTGAGAGTGCGCATCCAGGGAAGAAATGTCACGCCCTTTAGCGGTAATGTGACCGGAACCAACATGACCCGCCTCTCTTTTGATGGCAATGAGGGAAATCAGGTCAATGTAGATGACTTGTTCTATCGTTTTCCCCTGGGGGATAAAACCCGGGTCTGGTTAATTGCAAATGCCTATGGTTCAGAAAATATTGCAAATCCCCTGAATCCCTACTTACAGAGTGATGGTTCTGGCTCAATTTCCCGGTTCGGGCGGTTTAGTCCCCTGTATCGCATTGCCGAAGGTCCTGGCATTGCATTGGAACACAAATTTGGGGATTTCCTGACGCTGGCCCTGGCTTACCGGGCAAAGAATGCCAGTAATCCAGCCGAAAAGAGAGGACTGTTTGATGGCAATCACAGCGCCCTGGCTCAACTGGTGTTCTCGCCCAGCAAAACCTTCAGTGTAGGAGCAACCTATGTTCGCAACTATTTTGCTGGCTTTGATGTGAATGCGACCAGCAGTACTGGTAGCGCTTTTGCCCAACGCCCATTTAATCAGGTGGCAACTTCAACCAATTCCTACGGCTTGACTGCCAGTTGGCTGATCAGTCCTCAATTTAACCTGGGTGGTTGGGCTGGACTGACCCAGGCAACCGCTGAAAGCGGGGTGAATCGAGGCGCTGAGGCTACTATCTGGAACTGGTCAGTTAACCTGGCATTTCCCGATTTGGGCAAAAAGGGCAACCTGGGTGGAATTATTGTTGGCATGCCTCCCAAAGTGACAGATAACAATATCAGAACTCGCCGGAACACAGATACTTCGATCCATGTGGAAGCCCTTTACCGTTATCAAGTCAGCCCAAATATTTCGATCACACCGGGCGTGATTGTGATCTTTAACCCGGAGCACAATCGCAACAACGACACCATCTATGTCGGCTTGATTCGGACCACATTCTCGTTCTAA
- a CDS encoding Fe(3+) ABC transporter substrate-binding protein, with the protein MGITRRVFIASGAAAVAVAVNHLGGFGSFAQSNRVLNLYSARHYDTDTAIYESFTQKTGIKVNLVEADADKLIERIKSEGANSPADVLITVDAGRLWRAQKAGLLQPVTSSVLKKAVPANLAEPAGHWYGFTKRARVIVYNKDKVKPADLSTYEDLANPKWKGRVISRTSSHVYNQSLTGSILAAHGPQKTEAWARGLVANFARPPEGNDTAQIRAVASGVADVTFVNQYYVVRLMKSDKPEDKAVASKIGVFFPNQGNGDRGTHINISGAGVVKTSKNRQAAIQFLEHLASPQVQEIFAKGNNEYPILAGVAKDPVLASLGTFKEDKLNAAIYGKNNGEALKIMDRAGWK; encoded by the coding sequence ATGGGAATTACTAGGCGTGTTTTCATCGCTTCTGGCGCTGCCGCTGTCGCCGTAGCGGTTAATCACCTGGGTGGGTTCGGAAGCTTTGCCCAATCCAACCGGGTACTGAATCTCTATTCAGCGCGGCATTACGATACGGATACTGCCATCTACGAAAGCTTTACCCAGAAAACCGGAATTAAAGTGAATCTAGTTGAGGCAGATGCCGATAAGCTGATTGAGCGGATTAAGAGTGAAGGCGCAAACAGTCCAGCCGATGTGCTGATTACTGTCGATGCGGGGCGTCTCTGGCGGGCGCAGAAAGCGGGGCTGCTGCAACCTGTGACATCCTCTGTTTTGAAAAAGGCTGTGCCTGCAAACCTGGCAGAACCTGCCGGACACTGGTATGGGTTTACTAAACGGGCGCGGGTGATTGTTTACAACAAAGATAAGGTGAAACCCGCTGATCTTTCGACCTATGAGGATCTGGCCAATCCGAAATGGAAAGGGCGTGTGATTTCGCGGACATCCAGTCATGTGTATAACCAGTCCCTGACTGGCTCAATTCTGGCCGCGCATGGACCCCAGAAAACAGAAGCATGGGCAAGGGGTCTGGTTGCCAACTTTGCGCGTCCGCCAGAAGGGAATGATACAGCTCAGATCAGGGCAGTTGCATCGGGGGTGGCTGATGTGACGTTTGTCAATCAATACTATGTGGTGCGGCTAATGAAGTCAGACAAGCCAGAAGATAAGGCAGTGGCTTCCAAAATTGGGGTGTTTTTCCCAAATCAGGGGAATGGCGATCGCGGCACTCACATTAACATCAGTGGGGCTGGCGTGGTGAAGACATCCAAAAATCGGCAAGCCGCCATCCAATTCCTGGAACATCTGGCGAGTCCTCAGGTGCAGGAAATTTTTGCTAAAGGAAACAACGAATATCCAATCCTGGCGGGGGTTGCTAAGGATCCCGTCCTTGCCAGTCTGGGTACCTTCAAAGAGGATAAGCTGAATGCCGCAATCTATGGCAAGAACAATGGCGAGGCCCTGAAGATTATGGATCGTGCTGGCTGGAAATAA
- a CDS encoding DUF4231 domain-containing protein yields MSTNELIAVTSPLRNQILEDAWLRFATYDKNAVIAQRRFVQQRKWILILGVAATTLAILYSTLEQYLKPDTIVFPGWLGSWLSKQQFLDGFHVLVIAVPIIVTVLVAFSEKFKMGISWVMLRSSAEAIKKEIYRYRMQVDEYNPSETRSTETRDVRLAKKLKVISRRLMETSVNQTDLQAYKGDLPPRSGTPEEDNGFDDMTAEQYLKWRLENQFNYYQKKVARLGKELRRFQALIILLGGVGALLAAVNLNVWLAVSNALAVAFASYLEFKRIEATIVACNLSAADLYDIRIWWHALSPETRRQRASVETLVSGTEAVLQTENAGWLQEMREALSEIYKDKKEIKPATAKDELAPAVAGEKLPSHPEFQPHFLRETTTSEAAPTPANQTDPVADEPMADSDPGTMAEPDAEFSAGEDMPAPEALIEPLPDMAAIAEPSPESEPAA; encoded by the coding sequence ATGTCTACTAACGAATTGATTGCTGTCACCTCTCCTCTCCGCAACCAGATTCTGGAAGATGCCTGGTTGCGATTTGCCACCTATGACAAAAATGCGGTCATTGCCCAACGACGCTTTGTCCAGCAACGTAAGTGGATTTTAATTTTGGGAGTTGCCGCCACCACCCTGGCAATTTTGTACTCAACGCTGGAGCAGTATCTTAAGCCGGATACCATCGTATTTCCTGGTTGGCTGGGCAGTTGGTTGAGTAAGCAACAATTTTTAGATGGTTTCCATGTCCTGGTCATTGCCGTCCCGATTATCGTGACCGTGCTGGTTGCCTTTTCTGAAAAGTTCAAAATGGGCATTAGCTGGGTCATGCTGAGAAGCAGTGCTGAGGCCATCAAAAAAGAGATTTATCGGTATCGGATGCAGGTGGATGAATACAACCCCTCAGAGACACGCTCCACGGAAACACGAGATGTCCGATTGGCCAAGAAACTGAAAGTCATTAGCAGACGCCTGATGGAGACATCAGTGAACCAGACGGACCTGCAAGCCTACAAAGGAGATCTGCCTCCCCGTTCCGGTACCCCAGAGGAGGACAATGGCTTTGACGATATGACGGCTGAACAATATTTGAAATGGCGGCTGGAAAACCAGTTCAACTATTATCAGAAGAAAGTGGCCCGACTGGGCAAAGAACTGCGCCGATTTCAGGCATTGATTATTTTATTGGGTGGTGTGGGTGCTCTGCTGGCAGCCGTTAACCTCAATGTCTGGCTGGCGGTCAGCAATGCCCTGGCGGTTGCATTTGCCAGTTACCTGGAGTTTAAGCGAATTGAGGCAACGATTGTTGCCTGTAATTTATCGGCCGCTGACCTTTACGATATCCGCATCTGGTGGCATGCGCTGTCTCCAGAAACCCGGAGACAGCGGGCAAGTGTGGAAACCCTGGTGAGTGGCACTGAGGCAGTGTTACAAACCGAAAATGCAGGCTGGCTCCAGGAGATGCGTGAGGCACTGTCAGAGATTTATAAGGACAAAAAAGAGATTAAACCTGCAACCGCCAAGGATGAGCTGGCACCAGCCGTTGCGGGTGAGAAACTGCCATCCCACCCAGAATTCCAACCCCATTTCCTCAGGGAAACCACAACTTCCGAAGCTGCTCCAACTCCAGCCAATCAAACAGACCCCGTTGCAGATGAGCCAATGGCAGATTCTGATCCGGGAACAATGGCTGAACCCGACGCTGAGTTCTCAGCCGGAGAGGATATGCCCGCCCCAGAGGCGTTGATTGAACCCTTGCCAGATATGGCTGCGATCGCTGAACCATCACCCGAATCAGAACCAGCGGCTTAG